From Cotesia glomerata isolate CgM1 linkage group LG3, MPM_Cglom_v2.3, whole genome shotgun sequence:
ttgagatcaagtaataaaaatataaatatcaataaagaatttattattttcttagaaTCAAGTTGTAAGCTTAATACTCAATAATACGCCAAAATTATTGACTCCGAACGATTTTCGaatctgaaaataataaatttctgttaatttgataataatctcattcttttatatattattaattaaaatagagttgaataaatacttttaaaatacatttctGTCTTTCAAACATTCAGCAAATGAATGTGTAAAGAGCATAGACGTATACTTGCGACATAAGTGACGCCGGCCGCTACTTTGCTGCGAGCTGAATCGGTGCGGTAACTACGCATCTGCGCATGCGCGTCTGAGTATGCGCGGGCGGGCGACTGCACGACTTTTAATCCAATGGTAACGTAGGACGTCACTGCCCATAAAAATAGTTCTCAGTTTATCTGCTAGAGGCTCATACTAAAACCAGTCAGCATTTTCCAACTCCCAAGTCAATTTACGATTGTGTATTTTATTAGCGAGAATTTTGTTGACCGCTaagtttatttacttaaaataattataaaaaatgaatatcatACAGAATTTTGGTCCAGCTATGAATTTTGGATCCGATTCAATGGCTTCAGACTGGATGAATGCTGAAGCCAGCACTGgagtaagttttttatttacttttaaactACAAAATGTTTGTTTTAGGTTACAATGACATAGCAatctttaatttaactttttaattactttattaattttttataacagaCCTCAATTATGGCGTGTGAATTTAATGGTGGAGTTGTGATTGGTGCTGATTCACGTGCAACTACtgggtaaattattttttcttgacattttataatgtaaatttttatattaaaaatttttattgtcaagcctttaaataaattattttatatagcaggaaggatttattaattttactaacaATTGAATGATTTTTGCAGAGCATACATTAGTAACAGGACAGCCGACAAGTTGACCAAGATTACTGACAACATTTACTGCTGTCGTTCTGGTTCAGCTGCAGACACTCAAGCAATTGCAGATATTGTCGCATATCACTTAGGTTTTCATCAGTAAGTTGTTAAATAAGTTATTAACTTCCTTTTactgaaaaaagaaatttaaatttattgatgtcaaaatttatatcaatatgACGTTTAGAAACTTGAAAATCAGGAGTCAAAATATAAAGGTCTTATTTTTGacatttgtttatattaatccATCTTCATGGTCATTTTTCgtaatataataatcataatgacACTAAAGTTGACAAacatcacaaaattttttagaattttatgacaattgaattattaaaaaaaaaaaattattaatgaaaattttttaaagcattttttcattgtaattaatttttcatataaataaaaaaaaatttacagttgCCAggtaactttaatatcatcaataaactatattattaagagaataagcaaaattttgtggccagtgtatttataagatagaatgggtttttatgggtaaatttggtatcgttgaaAACGTCTTGacttggagttgtgccttttcatggttttatatcattctcatcaatagtcaatttatgatgaaaagtatttaggctgcattgaaaaatgctctatctctagatacataattaagaaatgacctggtatcacgtaaactattgacatttttaaagctaTGAGCttactccgacattacactcatcgagacctttcatttgagtacccacatcaatttttcatatatttatatatatattataaatatgtatatatgaaaaatacatcaaaaatgcatgtgggtactcaaatgaaagctcttggtgagtgtatcatcgggatgagcttatattttaaaaaatttcaatatttaaaaaagtacagtgctaATACTTTAGatgcataattaagaaatgaccttgtatcttgtcaactattgacatttttaaagatataagctcatcccgatgttacactcattaagacctttcatttgagtacccacatcaatttttcatatatttatatgtattatatatatgtatatataaaaaatatatcaaaatgcatgtgggtactcaaatgaaagctcttgatgagtgtaacatcgggatgagcttatatctttgaaaacgtcaatagttaaaaaagtacagtacaatttaaaaaaagtcattatttaataaagcaaaattctatttatttatagttcacaagtcacggcagtcatatagtgactgcaaggttgctagtactaattaattatttatacaaaattatacCAATTTTATTACAcatcaattattttctaaattaatttttttacagaatgGAATTAGGAACCCAGCCCAAAGTTGAAACAGCAGCCAATGTATTCCGCGAGATGTGCTACAATTACCGTGATTCACTTGTCGCCGGAATCCTCGTAGCAGGATACGACTCCCGAAAAGGGGGACAAGTTTACAGCATCCCAATCGGAGGAATGTGTGTCCGACAACCAATTTCTATAGGTGGTTCTGGATCAACTTACGTCTACGGTTATGTTGATGCTCACTACAAGCCCGACATGACCAAGGATCAAACTGTCGAGCTGATTACAaacagtaaataaattttagtctttgttattcataattatcaataatacaaCATTTAGCTCATTAAaacaattgaaatatttatcaacagcTCTTGCACTTGCGATGAGCCGCGACGGAAGCAGTGGTGGTGTCATTCGTCTTGGAATAATAACGGAAGCAGGCGTGGAACGTCGTGTAATTCTTGGTGACGAATTACCTAAATTCTGGGAAGGATAAATTTCTGTAAGAAGAATcagttgattatttttaatctgcATTTTTCATACGCTAAtcataataaagataaaaaacaaaaataaaaaattcttcatacAAGGTtggtttataaataaaacataattgaTTTAAACGGATACATAAGTATAAGTAATTGAATTTTCTTCCCttgttatattaataaaataacgtaGGTCACTCAACAATTTACTTATtcattaattgataataacaataataataataataataataataataataataataatcacagaTATTATTACCCATAAAGGTCAATGTGGAATTGTACTCTGAACTTCCGTGTAGTTGATAAAAAGATTAAGTCATTTAAAGCCATCtagtttcttattttactaGATAGATCTACACGAATCTGTATGATCCTAGTGGTACTATCAAAATATACATCaatatagatgtatatattATGCGTGTattagtatatttatatataaatggcTTCCTAAATTTAGGCCAAATTATCCAATTGTAAAATGTGTGCTTACACACGAACACATGAACACAATTTACTCAAGTACTTACATCTATTGTtatattaataagaaaatcgtCGCTGTCATATGAGTTATAGTATCACATTTACTCTTAAATATACTGTCACTCTGGTTTGTTTAAGTACATTATACGCTGCAAcacacaatttattttgacGCGTTAACGTATTCAGTTGTTGTTTACTCATGACTGTGATACGATATTTTTACTtgtatttcatattttaaagttttaatttaaataatgataaatatttgatactgAAGCCAAGTGACATTAAGTATAATTTcagttatatttataaatttttagtttgtttaatttgaaattgtaaaaaatgggATCGGAAATAAATCCAAGTGGTGTTTTGAAAACCAATTGGGTGCCAGGTCAACCGACCGTGGATGAAGTCAGCAGTTCGATGCAAATATTTGGTATTGTTGATTACGTTATATTCACCTTAATGCTGGTGTCCTGTGGAGGTATCGGAATTTATTttggttttataaaaaaatcaactggAGAAGATGAGTACTTGGTAGGCGGCAGAAATATGAAAACTATTCCTGTAAGTCTCAGCTTGATAGCCAGCTTTTTTTCGGGCATTTCGCTGCTTGGAATTCCCACGGAAATTTATGTTCATGGAACGAGTTATCTTTTCATTGCTTTTGGTGTAATTCTAGTTGGATTTACTATGTCGAGTATTTATTTGCCGGTTTTTCATGAATTAAAGCTTACGAGCACTTATGAGTATTTAGAAAGGCGGTTTGATCGCAAAGTGCGGATACTTGGGTCTACACTATTTTCTATTGGAATtgtaagtatatttatttatttttttgtaacaataattagcttattttaataatttgattaataatatttgataaataaaattatgatattaaaattgagaggcatctaataattttaaaaattaaattataacaagaaaaattttattttttaaaaataacttcttttttagtttatttttcaataaaaataaaaaaaatttgaaatttcttgtaaaaATGTCTTTAAAGGATACGAtcacattaaaattattttttttgttgaagtattaattattaataaattagatataataaattaattatttttatttttgtttaattttcgAGCCAAGatttcagaatttaaaaatttataatttataattataatttaagaaatatattaattgttgTATAATGCCGATTGGGGTTCAAatgaataaatcaataaataatttatgaataaaaagaataaaaaatagtatcaaCATACTTCAgctgggaaaaaattttatttgaattaacgAGAAGTTCTGTAACCTGTAAGCAACTAGAACAGACTTTTACGTGAGATCTTGAGATCTTATCAGAATCTTATATAACGCAATGCAAGATTATGTAAATGGATTCATAAGCTATTCAGGTATCCATTAAGGAACATGTTAGTTAGTAGAtatataattagtaattttccaTAACTAAATTTGGCTAAATTGAAGTACCAACTGtgtctattttatttaaaatggcTAAGGGTTGTATTTTGTATCTCGAGTGAGCGCTTTTCAGATTAAAACAGGTTCTTTGGCACGACTCGGAATATGTTtcgcattatgagtcgtgcatttttgaattttctaaacattcgaaatttttagttatcttcaattcaaaaataattcaaattacaCTAAagctattataaaaatataaattgacgGAAATAAAGtgttgttaataattataaataaatttttaaatgaaaattcataACAATAGAATCGATTAAAACAGAAAATTAAT
This genomic window contains:
- the LOC123260642 gene encoding proteasome subunit beta type-6 is translated as MNIIQNFGPAMNFGSDSMASDWMNAEASTGTSIMACEFNGGVVIGADSRATTGAYISNRTADKLTKITDNIYCCRSGSAADTQAIADIVAYHLGFHQMELGTQPKVETAANVFREMCYNYRDSLVAGILVAGYDSRKGGQVYSIPIGGMCVRQPISIGGSGSTYVYGYVDAHYKPDMTKDQTVELITNTLALAMSRDGSSGGVIRLGIITEAGVERRVILGDELPKFWEG